The following coding sequences lie in one Hoplias malabaricus isolate fHopMal1 chromosome 14, fHopMal1.hap1, whole genome shotgun sequence genomic window:
- the LOC136665665 gene encoding serine/threonine kinase-like domain-containing protein STKLD1 isoform X1, translating into MDNYVVIDTMCPGSFGVTLFVKDREAGLDHTLKKVECVDESRANQALHEALCLLNVNHSNFVRYRELFVSWDRNISSVMLSMVMDCPCVTSLKTVIDSHREKKKKFKKKIIQMFLGQMVDALAYLHNRDILHRNLKPSNILMTDALMFRIFDFGTATTTADRAKLQRRIKDSSKCWMAPESARLLQWSNKSDIWSLGCVLLDMLMCHMLDEEAFLSQLSQIRKDLTPLDSIRSKNLHKILSIMFNPNPNRRASVWILVNETFVKDCVILCGSSPNTMNKTPQGFTAPPFHEGFDSVLEFMMTYTDIEAVQLSVLSYLLQEERNVLERLSDVVEAVTFAMMSHSGSACVQLSSCQVLHYLLTAGQHSGKKDCLYGENVVSFVLKAVQNHPKHVELLENAFSVLFHISTNEKACEMLAKLGGIQVALNTLRTYPQKKGIVISSCKILRTALAIGSGAPDSLATALETVCSVGQMNLQDVVVTESLCAALKSLTMHGLYEEKHTETATHFLMRALRVHTCHSGVVNHVFAAMANLVKSSETAALRLLSPNDESGVPFILAVREHHSEDPKVTESFCCFLNQLIQHDAVVPKLLAENIQDVLEQTVKQFVSSAEIALLAQQTLSKVMSLNDVDPAVK; encoded by the exons ATGGACAATTATGTG GTCATAGACACTATGTGCCCTGGATCCTTTGGGGTCACCTTATTTGTAAAAGACAGAGAAGCTGGCTTGGATCACACACTAAAAAAG GTGGAGTGTGTGGATGAAAGTAGAGCCAATCAAGCCCTACATGAG GCTTTGTGCCTGTTAAATGTGAATCACTCCAACTTTGTCAGATACAGAGAGCTATTCGTATCTTGGGACAGAAAT ATATCATCTGTTATGCTTTCAATGGTGATGGATTGTCCCTGCGTCACAAGCCTCAAAACAGTCATTGATTCtcacagggagaaaaaaaagaagttcAAGAAAAAG ATCATACAGATGTTCTTGGGGCAAATGGTGGATGCATTGGCCTACCTCCACAATAGGGACATCTTACACCG AAATCTGAAGCCATCCAACATTCTGATGACCGATGCCTTAATGTTTCGCATCTTTGATTTTGGAACAGCAACGACCACAGCAGATCGAGCAAAGCTTCAAAGAAGAATTAAAGACA GTTCAAAATGCTGGATGGCTCCTGAGAGTGCGAGGTTGCTGCAGTGGAGTAATAAGTCTGATATCTGGTCCCTCGGCTGTGTGCTGCTGGATATGCTGATGTGTCACATGCTTGAT GAAGAGGCTTTTTTGTCGCAGCTTTCTCAAATCAGGAAAGACCTCACTCCTCTGGACAGTATCAGGTCCAAAAACCTCCACAAGATCCTTTCCATTATGTTCAACCCCAACCCAAATAGAAGAGCCAGTGTCTG GATACTGGTGAATGAAACTTTTGTGAAAGACTGTGTGATTCTCTGCGGCTCTTCACCGAATACAATGAATAAGACTCCTCAGGGTTTCACTGCACCCCCATTCCATGAAGGATTTGACAGTGTTTTGG AGTTCATGATGACCTACACAGATATAGAGGCTGTGCAGCTGTCTGTTTTGTCATATCTACTGCAGGAGGAGAGAAATG TCTTAGAGAGGCTTAGTGATGTCGTGGAAGCTGTGACATTTGCTATGATGAGCCATAGTGGCTCGGCCTGTGTTCAACTGTCCTCATGCCAGGTCCTTCACTATCTTTTAACTGCAG GACAACATTCTGGCAAGAAGGACTGCTTGTATGGAGAAAATGTTGTCTCTTTTGTTCTAAAGGCTGTTCAAAATCATCCCAAACATGTAGAACTTTTGGAGAATGCATTTTCAGTGCTTTTTCACATCTCAACAAATG AGAAGGCTTGTGAAATGCTTGCAAAATTAGGTGGCATACAGGTTGCTCTGAATACCCTGAGGACCTACCCACAAAAGAAGGGTATTGTCATTTCTTCATGCAAGATTCTAAGGACTGCACTGGCAATAG GTAGTGGTGCTCCAGACTCATTGGCCACTGCATTGGAGACTGTATGCAGTGTGGGACAGATGAATCTACAGGATGTAGTTGTGACAGAGAGCTTGTGTGCAGCACTAAAGTCACTGACAATGCATG GTCTGTATGAGGAAAAACATACTGAAACTGCCACACATTTCTTGATGCGTGCACTCAGAGTCCACACATGCCATTCTGGGGTAGTGAATCATGTGTTTGCTGCGATGGCCAACCTGGTCAAAAGTTCAG AGACAGCTGCTCTTCGACTTCTCTCTCCaaatgacgagagtggtgttcCTTTCATCTTGGCAGTGCGAGAGCACCATTCTGAAGACCCGAAGGTCACAGAGAGCTTCTGCTGTTTTCTGAATCAGCTAATTCAACATG
- the LOC136665665 gene encoding serine/threonine kinase-like domain-containing protein STKLD1 isoform X2 has translation MDNYVVIDTMCPGSFGVTLFVKDREAGLDHTLKKALCLLNVNHSNFVRYRELFVSWDRNISSVMLSMVMDCPCVTSLKTVIDSHREKKKKFKKKIIQMFLGQMVDALAYLHNRDILHRNLKPSNILMTDALMFRIFDFGTATTTADRAKLQRRIKDSSKCWMAPESARLLQWSNKSDIWSLGCVLLDMLMCHMLDEEAFLSQLSQIRKDLTPLDSIRSKNLHKILSIMFNPNPNRRASVWILVNETFVKDCVILCGSSPNTMNKTPQGFTAPPFHEGFDSVLEFMMTYTDIEAVQLSVLSYLLQEERNVLERLSDVVEAVTFAMMSHSGSACVQLSSCQVLHYLLTAGQHSGKKDCLYGENVVSFVLKAVQNHPKHVELLENAFSVLFHISTNEKACEMLAKLGGIQVALNTLRTYPQKKGIVISSCKILRTALAIGSGAPDSLATALETVCSVGQMNLQDVVVTESLCAALKSLTMHGLYEEKHTETATHFLMRALRVHTCHSGVVNHVFAAMANLVKSSETAALRLLSPNDESGVPFILAVREHHSEDPKVTESFCCFLNQLIQHDAVVPKLLAENIQDVLEQTVKQFVSSAEIALLAQQTLSKVMSLNDVDPAVK, from the exons ATGGACAATTATGTG GTCATAGACACTATGTGCCCTGGATCCTTTGGGGTCACCTTATTTGTAAAAGACAGAGAAGCTGGCTTGGATCACACACTAAAAAAG GCTTTGTGCCTGTTAAATGTGAATCACTCCAACTTTGTCAGATACAGAGAGCTATTCGTATCTTGGGACAGAAAT ATATCATCTGTTATGCTTTCAATGGTGATGGATTGTCCCTGCGTCACAAGCCTCAAAACAGTCATTGATTCtcacagggagaaaaaaaagaagttcAAGAAAAAG ATCATACAGATGTTCTTGGGGCAAATGGTGGATGCATTGGCCTACCTCCACAATAGGGACATCTTACACCG AAATCTGAAGCCATCCAACATTCTGATGACCGATGCCTTAATGTTTCGCATCTTTGATTTTGGAACAGCAACGACCACAGCAGATCGAGCAAAGCTTCAAAGAAGAATTAAAGACA GTTCAAAATGCTGGATGGCTCCTGAGAGTGCGAGGTTGCTGCAGTGGAGTAATAAGTCTGATATCTGGTCCCTCGGCTGTGTGCTGCTGGATATGCTGATGTGTCACATGCTTGAT GAAGAGGCTTTTTTGTCGCAGCTTTCTCAAATCAGGAAAGACCTCACTCCTCTGGACAGTATCAGGTCCAAAAACCTCCACAAGATCCTTTCCATTATGTTCAACCCCAACCCAAATAGAAGAGCCAGTGTCTG GATACTGGTGAATGAAACTTTTGTGAAAGACTGTGTGATTCTCTGCGGCTCTTCACCGAATACAATGAATAAGACTCCTCAGGGTTTCACTGCACCCCCATTCCATGAAGGATTTGACAGTGTTTTGG AGTTCATGATGACCTACACAGATATAGAGGCTGTGCAGCTGTCTGTTTTGTCATATCTACTGCAGGAGGAGAGAAATG TCTTAGAGAGGCTTAGTGATGTCGTGGAAGCTGTGACATTTGCTATGATGAGCCATAGTGGCTCGGCCTGTGTTCAACTGTCCTCATGCCAGGTCCTTCACTATCTTTTAACTGCAG GACAACATTCTGGCAAGAAGGACTGCTTGTATGGAGAAAATGTTGTCTCTTTTGTTCTAAAGGCTGTTCAAAATCATCCCAAACATGTAGAACTTTTGGAGAATGCATTTTCAGTGCTTTTTCACATCTCAACAAATG AGAAGGCTTGTGAAATGCTTGCAAAATTAGGTGGCATACAGGTTGCTCTGAATACCCTGAGGACCTACCCACAAAAGAAGGGTATTGTCATTTCTTCATGCAAGATTCTAAGGACTGCACTGGCAATAG GTAGTGGTGCTCCAGACTCATTGGCCACTGCATTGGAGACTGTATGCAGTGTGGGACAGATGAATCTACAGGATGTAGTTGTGACAGAGAGCTTGTGTGCAGCACTAAAGTCACTGACAATGCATG GTCTGTATGAGGAAAAACATACTGAAACTGCCACACATTTCTTGATGCGTGCACTCAGAGTCCACACATGCCATTCTGGGGTAGTGAATCATGTGTTTGCTGCGATGGCCAACCTGGTCAAAAGTTCAG AGACAGCTGCTCTTCGACTTCTCTCTCCaaatgacgagagtggtgttcCTTTCATCTTGGCAGTGCGAGAGCACCATTCTGAAGACCCGAAGGTCACAGAGAGCTTCTGCTGTTTTCTGAATCAGCTAATTCAACATG